In a genomic window of Actinomycetes bacterium:
- a CDS encoding LuxR C-terminal-related transcriptional regulator has product MSLGAGRGNLPNPSATLVGRAVVLPELAALIRSRQLVTLSGAGGVGKTRLALEVGARLAEEFPDGAWLVELAPVADPVAVPDAIAAALGITSQGDAAVVDAVAEAVAGRRMLIVVDNCEHVISAAAAAIARILARSDVPRVLATSRENLALPGETVLTVPPLTVDGGVTSDAVTLFAERARAVRQGFGIFDELTARAVIEVCEALDGLPLGIELAAARMAAMSAVEVRDRLGDRFRLLTGPDIAADRQTTLRRAMAWSYDLLNDDERAALRTASVFAGGFDLVALCAVADTTDDVEMLRLLDSLVRKSLVRAHHGSARTRYSLFETIRTFAQECLVEAADADGARDRHAAHFAREATRRWAQWNGPSWRSEVDWVQTELANLRVAFQWSVDRGHVAVAADVAAHAALMGFSVELFETIGWAESLLDAATRADVRRLPRLYAAAGYACFVGRAAVAAENARRASALEGRQGYESCEPGYATFIEALGQVYSGNLDRYIELTRHVAALPGPARGYGIAAYVDGLQSAGRVEEALELTESALGAAREVGNPFWLVYTLWIVGLAYSKVDPQRALEVWDEGVALLDKDGIRFFEGFVARDAALLHTSDGHLEEALTLFGTSIKAFLRSGAVSQLVITLASLPALFERLDRPAAAATLVGAMGNEASSRHHVPTLAELGERLHVRLGEEASARFAGVGGAMDLHEAATYALHQIELAQRGLAGPGRHGEENSPLTARETQVLRLIAEGATTREISERLFISAKTADNHIQHIYTKLGVTNRAAATRWAFDRNLVDRAGPADAR; this is encoded by the coding sequence GTGAGCCTTGGGGCGGGGCGTGGCAACCTTCCGAACCCCAGCGCAACCCTCGTCGGGCGGGCCGTGGTGCTACCCGAGCTGGCCGCGCTGATCCGCTCTCGTCAGCTGGTCACGCTCAGCGGCGCCGGCGGAGTCGGGAAGACCAGGCTCGCCCTCGAGGTCGGCGCGCGGCTGGCCGAGGAGTTTCCCGACGGCGCGTGGCTGGTCGAGCTCGCTCCGGTGGCGGATCCGGTCGCGGTCCCCGACGCGATCGCGGCCGCCCTGGGCATCACGTCCCAGGGCGATGCCGCCGTCGTCGACGCGGTCGCCGAAGCCGTGGCCGGACGCCGGATGCTCATCGTGGTCGACAACTGCGAGCACGTCATCTCCGCAGCTGCGGCGGCTATCGCACGGATCCTCGCTCGTTCCGATGTCCCGCGAGTCCTGGCCACCTCACGGGAGAACCTCGCCCTACCAGGGGAGACGGTCCTGACGGTCCCTCCGCTGACCGTCGACGGCGGCGTGACCTCGGATGCCGTCACCTTGTTCGCGGAGCGGGCGCGCGCGGTCCGGCAGGGTTTCGGAATCTTCGACGAGCTGACCGCGCGTGCGGTGATCGAGGTCTGCGAGGCGCTGGACGGGCTACCCCTCGGCATCGAGCTGGCAGCCGCGCGGATGGCGGCGATGAGCGCCGTCGAGGTTCGGGATCGGCTCGGTGACCGCTTCCGGCTGCTCACGGGCCCGGACATCGCTGCCGATCGCCAGACGACTCTGCGGCGCGCGATGGCCTGGTCCTACGACCTGTTGAACGACGACGAGCGTGCTGCGCTGCGCACGGCCTCGGTGTTCGCCGGGGGATTCGACCTGGTTGCGCTGTGCGCGGTCGCGGACACGACCGACGACGTCGAGATGCTCCGGCTCCTCGACTCCTTGGTGCGCAAGTCCCTGGTGCGCGCACACCACGGTTCCGCGCGTACCCGGTACAGCCTGTTCGAGACGATCCGCACGTTCGCCCAGGAGTGCCTGGTCGAGGCCGCCGACGCCGATGGCGCCCGCGATCGGCACGCCGCGCACTTCGCACGAGAAGCCACCCGGCGCTGGGCGCAGTGGAACGGCCCTTCGTGGCGCAGCGAGGTCGACTGGGTGCAGACCGAGCTGGCGAACCTGCGGGTCGCGTTCCAGTGGAGCGTCGATCGTGGTCACGTCGCGGTCGCCGCCGATGTCGCCGCGCACGCCGCGCTGATGGGTTTCTCGGTCGAGCTGTTCGAGACCATCGGGTGGGCTGAGTCCCTTCTCGACGCTGCGACCCGGGCGGACGTCCGGAGGCTTCCACGGCTGTACGCCGCTGCCGGGTACGCCTGCTTCGTCGGACGTGCTGCGGTCGCGGCCGAGAACGCGCGGCGCGCGAGTGCTCTGGAGGGCCGGCAGGGCTATGAGTCGTGCGAGCCCGGGTACGCGACGTTCATCGAGGCCCTCGGACAGGTCTACTCCGGGAACCTGGATCGCTACATCGAGCTGACCCGCCATGTCGCTGCGCTGCCCGGCCCCGCGCGGGGGTACGGGATCGCCGCCTATGTCGACGGGCTCCAGTCGGCTGGACGGGTCGAGGAGGCCCTGGAGCTCACCGAGTCCGCACTTGGGGCTGCGCGCGAGGTCGGGAACCCCTTCTGGCTGGTCTACACGCTGTGGATCGTCGGTCTCGCGTACTCGAAGGTTGACCCACAGCGAGCGCTGGAGGTGTGGGACGAGGGCGTCGCACTCCTCGACAAGGACGGCATCAGGTTCTTCGAGGGCTTCGTGGCCCGGGATGCGGCCCTGCTGCACACCTCGGACGGCCACCTGGAGGAGGCGCTCACGCTCTTCGGCACATCCATCAAAGCGTTCCTGCGCTCAGGCGCCGTGTCTCAGCTGGTCATCACACTGGCCAGCCTCCCGGCCCTGTTCGAGCGGCTCGACCGGCCCGCGGCCGCAGCCACCCTGGTGGGCGCGATGGGCAACGAAGCGAGCAGCCGGCATCACGTGCCCACCCTCGCCGAGCTCGGCGAACGACTCCACGTCCGGCTGGGCGAGGAGGCGTCTGCCCGTTTCGCTGGCGTCGGCGGCGCGATGGACCTCCACGAGGCTGCCACGTACGCGCTCCACCAGATCGAGCTCGCCCAGCGCGGACTCGCGGGGCCGGGCCGGCACGGGGAGGAGAACTCCCCGTTGACGGCGCGCGAGACCCAGGTGCTGCGGCTCATCGCGGAAGGGGCGACCACGCGCGAGATCTCCGAACGGCTGTTCATCTCGGCGAAGACGGCCGACAACCACATCCAGCACATCTACACCAAGCTCGGCGTCACGAACCGCGCCGCGGCAACCAGATGGGCGTTCGACCGCAACCTGGTGGATCGCGCGGGTCCGGCCGACGCGCGTTGA
- a CDS encoding alpha/beta hydrolase, whose protein sequence is MGANTPDPAAGPESRWADLDGPVHYVDHGGPSDAPVLVCVHGLGGSLVNWAALAPLLTLRCRVLALDLAGFGHTVGGSRSTSVQANQRLLDRFLVEVVGTPAVLVGNSMGGLISVLQAARCPITVTGLVLIDPALPVGLRNRPDPWVAATFAALAVPAIGRTLLARHRSVTSAEVAATDLLRLCCYDATRVPRHVVDQHVELAALRRAYPDVDAELLTAARSLVWVLADRRRYGAMQRAIDVPVLLLHGDRDRLVPVSCARSAARANPSWRLEIAHDVGHVPQLEAPGWTAERILEFLADHPECAPAGKASGRRR, encoded by the coding sequence ATGGGTGCGAACACCCCAGACCCGGCGGCGGGTCCGGAGTCGCGGTGGGCCGATCTGGACGGCCCCGTCCACTATGTCGACCACGGTGGTCCGTCGGATGCTCCGGTGCTCGTGTGCGTGCACGGCCTGGGCGGATCCCTCGTCAACTGGGCGGCTCTGGCCCCCCTGCTCACGCTGCGTTGCCGCGTCCTCGCGCTCGACCTCGCCGGCTTCGGCCACACGGTTGGTGGTTCGCGGTCGACGTCGGTCCAGGCGAACCAGCGCCTCCTCGACCGCTTCCTCGTCGAGGTGGTCGGCACGCCGGCCGTTCTGGTGGGGAACTCGATGGGGGGCCTGATCTCCGTCCTGCAGGCCGCCAGGTGCCCGATCACGGTGACCGGACTCGTCCTCATCGACCCCGCGCTGCCCGTGGGGCTGCGGAACCGCCCCGACCCGTGGGTCGCGGCGACGTTCGCCGCACTCGCGGTCCCGGCGATCGGGCGCACCCTGCTGGCCCGGCACCGAAGCGTCACGTCGGCCGAGGTGGCCGCGACGGACTTGTTGCGTCTGTGCTGCTATGACGCGACGCGCGTTCCCCGGCATGTGGTCGACCAGCACGTCGAGCTGGCAGCCCTGCGTCGCGCCTACCCCGACGTCGACGCCGAGCTGCTGACAGCGGCCCGGTCTCTGGTCTGGGTACTGGCGGACCGCCGCCGATACGGCGCGATGCAGCGCGCGATCGACGTACCGGTCCTGCTGCTGCACGGCGATCGCGACCGCCTGGTCCCCGTCAGCTGCGCCCGATCGGCCGCGCGGGCGAATCCCTCGTGGCGGCTCGAGATCGCCCATGACGTCGGGCATGTGCCTCAGCTGGAGGCGCCCGGGTGGACCGCCGAACGCATCCTGGAGTTCCTCGCCGACCACCCCGAGTGCGCGCCGGCGGGCAAGGCGTCAGGCCGACGTCGGTGA
- a CDS encoding ATP-binding cassette domain-containing protein → MTATRPPAVLCEGMTHRFGDHVAVDHLDLVVEQGGVVGLLGPNGAGKTTTIRVLNTLLPLQAGHVTVLGVDVAADPMAVRRMIGYVPQQLSIEAALTGRENVALFARLFDIPRRERRARVEEVLDAMELQESAGRLAGTYSGGMVRRLELAQALVNRPSLLILDEPTVGLDPIARDSVWERVREMRETYGTSVLLTTHYMEEADVLCDRIALLHRGRLRAEGTPADLKASVGADATLEDVFRHFTGGSLDEPGTGGLAGVRSTRRTARRVG, encoded by the coding sequence ATGACCGCCACCCGGCCCCCCGCGGTGCTCTGCGAGGGCATGACCCACCGCTTCGGCGACCATGTCGCCGTCGACCACCTGGACCTGGTCGTGGAGCAGGGCGGGGTCGTGGGGCTGCTCGGGCCGAACGGCGCCGGCAAGACCACGACCATCCGCGTGCTCAACACCCTGCTTCCGCTGCAGGCGGGGCACGTCACGGTGCTCGGCGTCGACGTCGCCGCCGATCCGATGGCCGTGCGCCGGATGATCGGCTACGTCCCCCAGCAGCTGTCCATCGAAGCCGCGCTGACCGGTCGCGAGAACGTGGCCCTCTTCGCGCGGCTCTTCGACATCCCCCGCCGGGAACGGCGGGCCCGCGTCGAGGAGGTCCTCGACGCGATGGAGCTGCAGGAGTCCGCGGGCCGGCTCGCGGGCACGTACTCCGGGGGGATGGTCCGCCGGCTGGAGCTGGCCCAGGCGCTGGTGAACCGCCCGTCCCTGCTGATCCTCGACGAGCCGACGGTCGGTCTGGACCCGATCGCACGCGACAGCGTGTGGGAGCGGGTCCGCGAGATGCGCGAGACGTACGGCACCTCGGTCCTGCTCACCACGCACTACATGGAGGAGGCGGACGTGCTCTGCGACCGCATCGCCCTGCTGCACCGCGGCCGGCTCCGGGCGGAGGGGACCCCGGCCGATCTCAAGGCCTCGGTCGGGGCCGACGCGACCCTCGAGGACGTCTTCCGCCACTTCACCGGAGGCAGCCTCGACGAGCCCGGGACGGGAGGTCTCGCCGGTGTCCGCAGTACCCGCCGCACCGCGCGCCGCGTCGGCTGA
- a CDS encoding wax ester/triacylglycerol synthase family O-acyltransferase has protein sequence MTATDRLSSLDAGFLHLENDTQPMHVGSVLLFEGPAPDYQDFCDYIEFRLDSVPRYRQRVRRMPLDVARPIWVDDQHFSLAYHLRHTAIPQPGSEEQLRLLAGRVMGQRLDLDRPLWEIWLVEGLRDGRWAIISKVHHAMIDGISGNDLLEIVLTRDPAASDSIPPSTWRARAEPSRVELAAAGLAWSLRLPGELGHAAVGVWRSPLRAARAGAIRAYGLAQLGRTAARPTSVLNGPLGPHRRWGWARADLADVKAVKNAAGCTVNDVVLAAVAGGFRSFLLARGEPVGHEVIRSLVPVSIREPHEHGRLGNKVTAMFAELPVGSPDPAERLRAVARQLDRLKSSGMAVGFESMVAAADFVPPTLMVLGARVSTVVGQRVVNTVTTNIPGPQYPLYLLGHRLLEMFPYIPIGQGIRISIGIVSYDGHLAIGVTGDYEAVPDLDRLCEEIETSLAELVATFAPE, from the coding sequence GTGACGGCCACGGACCGACTGAGCTCCCTCGACGCCGGCTTCCTCCACCTGGAGAACGACACCCAGCCGATGCACGTCGGCTCGGTGCTCCTGTTCGAGGGTCCTGCCCCCGACTACCAGGACTTCTGCGACTACATCGAGTTCCGCCTCGACTCCGTGCCGCGCTACCGGCAACGGGTCCGGCGGATGCCGCTCGACGTGGCGCGCCCCATCTGGGTGGACGACCAGCACTTCTCCCTGGCCTACCACCTGCGGCACACGGCGATCCCGCAGCCCGGCAGCGAGGAACAGCTGCGCCTGCTCGCCGGCCGCGTGATGGGTCAACGCCTCGACCTCGACCGACCGCTGTGGGAGATCTGGCTCGTCGAGGGGCTTCGAGACGGTCGCTGGGCCATCATCAGCAAGGTCCATCACGCGATGATCGACGGAATCTCCGGCAACGACCTCCTCGAGATCGTGCTCACCCGCGACCCCGCCGCATCGGACTCGATCCCACCCAGTACGTGGCGTGCGCGAGCTGAGCCGTCTCGAGTCGAGCTGGCCGCGGCCGGCCTCGCCTGGTCGCTTCGCCTCCCCGGGGAGCTCGGCCACGCCGCCGTCGGCGTCTGGCGCTCCCCGCTCCGGGCGGCACGGGCTGGGGCGATCAGGGCCTACGGTCTGGCTCAGCTCGGCCGCACGGCAGCCCGGCCGACGAGTGTGCTCAACGGTCCGCTCGGTCCGCACCGACGGTGGGGATGGGCCCGAGCGGACCTGGCCGATGTCAAGGCGGTGAAGAACGCAGCGGGCTGCACGGTCAACGACGTCGTCCTCGCCGCGGTGGCAGGCGGCTTCCGCTCCTTCCTGCTGGCGCGCGGAGAGCCCGTCGGCCACGAGGTCATCCGGTCCCTCGTCCCCGTCTCCATCCGCGAGCCCCACGAGCACGGCCGCCTCGGCAACAAGGTGACCGCCATGTTCGCCGAGCTGCCCGTCGGCTCGCCCGACCCCGCCGAGAGGCTACGAGCCGTCGCCCGCCAGCTCGATCGACTCAAGAGCAGCGGGATGGCGGTCGGCTTCGAGTCGATGGTCGCCGCGGCCGACTTCGTGCCGCCCACCCTGATGGTCCTCGGCGCTCGGGTCTCGACCGTGGTCGGCCAGCGGGTGGTCAACACCGTCACGACGAACATCCCTGGTCCGCAGTACCCGCTCTACCTCCTCGGACACCGGCTGCTCGAGATGTTCCCTTACATCCCCATCGGTCAGGGAATCCGGATCAGCATCGGGATCGTCTCCTACGACGGCCACCTGGCCATCGGTGTCACCGGCGACTACGAGGCGGTCCCTGACCTCGACCGGCTCTGCGAGGAGATCGAGACCTCTCTGGCCGAGCTGGTCGCCACCTTCGCTCCCGAATGA
- a CDS encoding alpha/beta hydrolase-fold protein has translation MDLGPGQLLGPGPSLDPRTGEVCFVATDELGDRAERVWYHLRDFGDDPRFRRVRGHWVARIPAPPVDRIEYLFVVRSADGHEALLLDPANPRRVDGVLGAHSVLELPGYRAPDWLVSTTQPWVARPVAAGSPVAELEVTGDLLSPEGVGPDQELPLLVVHDGPEYVRLARLLDYLDWLGHIDAALRCRVLSLAPVDRDRSYAASPVYTQALVEQALPRARAAAATEGPLVGLGASLGGLALAHAAATYPGTFAGLLAQSGSFFLPQFDAHEARWPHYGEVVTATAALHADPSPLTGVVVRLTAGAGEENLENNHALARRLVSLGVDAALTTGRDGHNHTAWRDLLHPTLGELLARCWKEHATT, from the coding sequence ATGGACCTCGGCCCCGGCCAGCTGCTCGGGCCGGGGCCCTCCCTCGACCCGCGGACCGGCGAGGTCTGCTTCGTCGCGACCGATGAGCTCGGGGACCGGGCCGAACGGGTCTGGTACCACCTGCGCGACTTCGGCGACGATCCCCGGTTCCGTCGCGTGCGCGGGCACTGGGTCGCGCGGATCCCCGCGCCACCGGTGGACCGCATCGAGTACCTGTTCGTCGTACGCTCCGCCGACGGTCACGAGGCTCTGCTGCTGGACCCCGCCAACCCGCGACGGGTCGACGGGGTGCTCGGCGCGCACTCGGTGCTCGAGCTGCCGGGATACCGCGCGCCGGACTGGCTCGTCTCGACGACGCAGCCCTGGGTCGCCCGCCCCGTCGCGGCAGGCTCCCCGGTCGCGGAGCTGGAGGTGACGGGGGACCTGTTGAGCCCGGAGGGGGTCGGGCCGGACCAGGAACTGCCACTTCTCGTCGTCCACGACGGCCCCGAGTACGTCCGGCTGGCTCGGCTGCTCGACTACCTGGACTGGCTGGGCCACATCGACGCGGCCCTGCGCTGCCGGGTCCTCTCCCTGGCGCCGGTCGACCGGGACCGTTCCTACGCCGCGTCGCCCGTGTACACGCAGGCGCTGGTGGAACAGGCGCTGCCCCGAGCTCGTGCGGCCGCGGCCACCGAGGGGCCGCTGGTGGGCCTCGGCGCGAGCCTGGGCGGGCTGGCGCTGGCCCACGCGGCGGCGACGTACCCGGGGACGTTCGCGGGTCTGCTGGCTCAGTCCGGGTCGTTCTTCCTGCCGCAGTTCGACGCGCACGAGGCGCGATGGCCGCACTATGGCGAGGTGGTGACGGCCACCGCGGCGTTGCACGCCGACCCGTCCCCCCTGACGGGCGTGGTGGTCCGGCTCACCGCGGGTGCCGGCGAGGAGAACCTCGAGAACAACCACGCGCTGGCCCGGCGCCTGGTTTCCCTGGGCGTGGACGCCGCCCTCACGACCGGACGGGACGGGCACAACCACACCGCCTGGCGCGACCTGCTGCATCCGACCCTGGGTGAGCTCCTCGCGCGGTGCTGGAAGGAGCACGCGACGACCTGA
- a CDS encoding ABC transporter permease: MSAVPAAPRAASADRLPADRLRSWRTGPSRLVTFCLVELQKLRHDPSELLTRSIQPVLWLVIFGQTFSRLHAIPTGQVNYLDYLAPGIIAQSGMFVAIFYGIQIIWERDAGILAKLLVTPTPRVALVAGKSFAATVRALAQVVVVLVVSALLGVVFTLNPLKLLGAAVAVALGTVFFACLSMTIAGLVMTRDRLMGIGQAITMPLFFASNALYPIALMPAWLRGLARINPLSYEVGALRGLLIGTPTSLALDYAVLLVAAVLGVLASSRLLSRLAR, encoded by the coding sequence GTGTCCGCAGTACCCGCCGCACCGCGCGCCGCGTCGGCTGACCGGCTTCCGGCGGACCGGCTCAGGTCCTGGCGGACCGGGCCGTCACGACTGGTCACCTTCTGCCTGGTCGAGCTGCAGAAGCTGCGGCACGACCCGAGCGAGCTGCTCACCCGCTCCATCCAGCCGGTCCTCTGGCTGGTGATCTTCGGCCAGACCTTCAGTCGCCTGCACGCGATCCCCACCGGCCAGGTGAACTACCTGGACTACCTGGCGCCGGGGATCATCGCCCAGTCGGGGATGTTCGTCGCGATCTTCTACGGCATCCAGATCATCTGGGAGCGCGATGCGGGGATCCTCGCCAAGCTGCTCGTGACCCCGACGCCGCGCGTCGCACTCGTCGCAGGCAAGTCCTTCGCCGCGACGGTGCGCGCCCTCGCGCAGGTCGTGGTCGTGCTGGTCGTGTCCGCCCTGCTCGGGGTCGTCTTCACGCTCAACCCGTTGAAGCTCCTCGGGGCGGCCGTCGCCGTCGCGCTCGGTACGGTCTTCTTCGCCTGCCTGTCGATGACGATCGCAGGACTGGTCATGACGAGGGACCGGCTCATGGGTATCGGTCAGGCCATCACGATGCCGTTGTTCTTCGCGTCCAACGCCCTCTACCCCATCGCGCTGATGCCGGCCTGGCTGCGCGGTCTGGCGCGGATCAACCCGCTGAGCTACGAGGTGGGCGCCCTTCGCGGGCTGCTCATCGGGACGCCGACGAGTCTGGCGCTCGACTACGCCGTCCTGCTCGTCGCCGCGGTCCTGGGCGTCCTCGCCTCCTCCAGGCTGCTGAGCCGCCTGGCGCGCTGA
- a CDS encoding Ig-like domain-containing protein produces MLVAATVVTLALTGCSSSHSDVTTVAAGTSSASSPVSSTHSSTAGVSATTTTAGDPHLVVAKVQSWSHALTVKVSGAKLTTVQVRQHGTRHTLPGSIKTDGVTWKSSVLPVAGSLYDVAVVATASGGSTRNLTASVRITQRPPSAQMGYSVTPSGNWTVGVNAPIVIRFSNSVTRKASVEQALHVASSKPVVGAWHWINSSEVHFRPKFSWPRHIKVRLTADLDGVRMNHTRYGAKDTVITFHVGDAHLTRVNGKTHKLTVYVNGKKTYVWPTSLGRPQFATRSGRYIVLSKTPTIQMTSCSAHITCDKTNPNYYDLTVLWDTRLTWSGTFIHAAPWSVAHQGVANVSHGCINLSTARGEAYYNIAQYGDLVVVTNTGRDPADLIRKGDPGMTDWNSTWTQWVKGSALGKPVTTSTLKG; encoded by the coding sequence ATGCTGGTCGCCGCGACCGTCGTCACGCTCGCCCTGACGGGCTGCTCCAGCTCGCACAGCGACGTCACCACGGTGGCCGCCGGCACCTCCTCGGCATCCAGCCCCGTCTCGTCCACGCACTCCTCGACGGCCGGCGTCTCGGCGACGACGACCACCGCGGGCGACCCCCACCTGGTGGTCGCGAAGGTCCAGTCATGGAGCCATGCGCTCACGGTGAAGGTGAGCGGCGCGAAGCTGACCACGGTGCAGGTCCGCCAGCACGGGACGCGCCACACGCTGCCAGGAAGCATCAAGACCGACGGCGTCACCTGGAAGAGCAGTGTCCTGCCGGTGGCCGGCAGCCTCTACGACGTCGCGGTGGTGGCCACGGCCTCGGGCGGCTCCACCAGGAACCTCACGGCCAGCGTCCGGATCACCCAACGGCCGCCGAGCGCGCAGATGGGCTACTCCGTCACCCCCTCCGGGAACTGGACGGTCGGGGTCAACGCTCCGATCGTCATCCGCTTCTCGAACTCGGTCACCCGCAAGGCCAGCGTCGAGCAAGCCCTCCACGTGGCCTCGTCGAAGCCGGTCGTCGGGGCCTGGCACTGGATCAACAGCTCCGAGGTCCACTTCCGCCCGAAGTTCTCCTGGCCGAGGCACATCAAGGTGCGCCTGACCGCCGACCTCGACGGCGTGCGGATGAACCACACCCGCTACGGGGCCAAGGACACCGTCATCACCTTCCACGTGGGGGACGCACACCTGACCCGAGTGAACGGCAAGACCCACAAGCTCACGGTCTACGTCAACGGCAAGAAGACGTACGTGTGGCCCACCAGCCTCGGCCGTCCGCAGTTCGCGACCCGTAGCGGCAGGTACATCGTGCTGTCGAAGACCCCGACGATCCAGATGACCTCCTGCAGCGCGCACATCACCTGTGACAAGACGAACCCGAACTACTACGACCTCACGGTCCTGTGGGACACCCGGCTGACCTGGTCGGGCACCTTCATCCACGCGGCGCCGTGGTCAGTGGCCCACCAAGGCGTCGCGAACGTCTCCCACGGCTGCATCAACCTCAGCACCGCCCGCGGTGAGGCCTACTACAACATCGCCCAGTACGGCGACCTGGTCGTGGTGACCAACACGGGCCGGGACCCCGCGGACCTGATCCGCAAGGGCGATCCGGGCATGACCGACTGGAACTCGACCTGGACGCAGTGGGTCAAGGGATCGGCGCTGGGCAAGCCCGTCACCACGAGCACGCTGAAGGGCTGA
- a CDS encoding DinB family protein, translating to MPAMPGPVADERDGLLSYLAQQRRMLRLTAFGLTDEQARATPSASTLSVGGLIKHCGQAERTWMQTVQGLPRNADPGQYAASFVMRPEETLDGILAGYDDATVHTDEVIAAFDDLGAPVPVPKGVPWLPQDIEAWSIRWVLLHLIEETARHAGHADIVRESVDGATWFPLLAAAEGWPETPWVKPWRAD from the coding sequence ATGCCCGCCATGCCCGGACCCGTCGCCGACGAGCGCGATGGCCTGCTCAGCTACCTCGCCCAGCAACGCCGGATGCTCCGGCTGACCGCCTTCGGGCTCACCGACGAGCAGGCGCGAGCGACCCCGAGTGCCAGCACGCTCAGCGTCGGCGGCCTCATCAAGCACTGCGGCCAGGCGGAGCGCACCTGGATGCAGACCGTGCAGGGGCTGCCGCGCAACGCCGACCCCGGGCAGTACGCCGCGAGCTTCGTCATGCGCCCCGAGGAGACCCTGGACGGCATCCTCGCCGGCTACGACGACGCCACCGTCCACACCGACGAGGTGATCGCCGCATTCGACGACCTGGGTGCGCCGGTGCCCGTGCCCAAGGGCGTCCCCTGGCTGCCACAGGACATCGAGGCGTGGTCCATCCGGTGGGTCCTCCTGCACCTCATCGAGGAGACGGCGCGCCACGCTGGCCATGCTGACATCGTGCGGGAGAGCGTCGACGGGGCTACCTGGTTCCCCCTGCTGGCCGCCGCGGAGGGTTGGCCCGAGACGCCGTGGGTCAAGCCCTGGCGAGCCGACTGA
- a CDS encoding MarR family transcriptional regulator, whose protein sequence is MGSLAAVVADELIESVGVLRRQMRAVAGRPWTGVELSGAEIDLVRLLRRRPGISVAQAAHELGLAPNSVSTLVRRLGDRDWLTGERDAADRRVVRLRLTPSASRQVEAWRDHRAELMASALESLAPEDQLAIQDALPALSRLCAALRELPEERP, encoded by the coding sequence ATGGGGTCACTCGCTGCCGTGGTCGCCGACGAGCTGATCGAGAGCGTGGGCGTGCTGCGCCGCCAGATGCGCGCAGTGGCCGGCCGCCCCTGGACCGGGGTGGAGCTGTCCGGTGCCGAGATCGATCTCGTCCGGCTGCTGCGCCGCCGTCCCGGCATCAGCGTCGCGCAGGCCGCCCACGAGCTCGGGCTGGCGCCGAACTCGGTCTCGACGCTGGTGCGGCGCCTCGGTGACAGGGACTGGCTCACCGGCGAGCGCGACGCTGCGGACCGGCGCGTCGTCCGGCTGCGGCTCACCCCGTCGGCCTCCCGGCAGGTCGAGGCCTGGCGGGACCACCGGGCCGAGCTGATGGCGTCGGCCCTGGAGTCCCTCGCGCCCGAGGACCAGCTGGCCATCCAGGACGCCCTCCCGGCGCTGTCGCGGCTGTGCGCCGCCCTCCGTGAGCTGCCCGAGGAGCGCCCATGA
- a CDS encoding alpha/beta hydrolase-fold protein, whose product MRRDVWTLEAEWPVGAGRVIAYGHWGTPVLFFPAEGGSASDLENRGIVHALAEPIDAGRLKLYAVDSIDHSTWSDHSVCLEERARRHEGYHAWITDRVAPAIHGDCGGRVAITTAGPSLGAFHAVNTALRRADLFPRVLGMSGNYDPTSWNGWGERGDALYFNAPFMYLEHMQGDHLDWLRRSVFVQLCVGRGAWEENPTRALPSTLSLGALLRARGIPHAVDVWGEDTPHDWPSWARMAAKHLGEAAY is encoded by the coding sequence ATGCGCCGCGACGTCTGGACCCTCGAGGCTGAGTGGCCGGTCGGCGCAGGTCGGGTCATCGCCTACGGCCACTGGGGCACCCCTGTGCTCTTCTTCCCCGCGGAGGGAGGAAGCGCATCCGACCTCGAGAACCGCGGCATCGTGCACGCCCTCGCCGAACCGATCGACGCCGGCCGCCTGAAGCTGTACGCGGTCGACTCCATCGATCACAGCACCTGGTCGGACCACTCGGTGTGCCTCGAGGAGCGGGCGCGCCGGCACGAGGGCTACCACGCCTGGATCACCGACCGGGTCGCCCCGGCGATCCACGGCGACTGCGGGGGACGGGTCGCGATCACGACGGCAGGACCCAGCCTCGGCGCCTTCCACGCGGTCAACACGGCGCTGCGCCGGGCCGACCTGTTCCCCCGCGTCCTGGGGATGTCGGGCAACTACGACCCGACGTCGTGGAACGGCTGGGGAGAGCGCGGCGACGCACTGTACTTCAACGCCCCGTTCATGTACCTGGAGCACATGCAGGGCGACCACCTGGACTGGCTGCGACGATCCGTCTTCGTCCAGCTGTGCGTCGGCCGCGGCGCGTGGGAGGAGAACCCGACGAGAGCCCTCCCGTCAACGCTCTCGCTGGGCGCCCTGCTCCGAGCGAGAGGGATTCCGCACGCCGTCGACGTGTGGGGCGAGGACACACCCCACGACTGGCCGTCCTGGGCCCGGATGGCGGCCAAGCACCTCGGCGAAGCGGCGTACTGA